From Calothrix sp. PCC 6303, a single genomic window includes:
- the atpE gene encoding ATP synthase F0 subunit C codes for MDPLVAAASVLAAALAIGLAAIGPGIGQGNAAGEAVSGIARQPEAEGKIRGTLLLTLAFMESLTIYGLVIALVLLFANPFAS; via the coding sequence ATGGATCCATTAGTTGCTGCTGCTTCCGTTCTCGCTGCTGCCCTCGCAATTGGTTTAGCTGCAATTGGACCTGGTATCGGTCAAGGTAACGCAGCCGGTGAAGCAGTATCAGGTATTGCTCGTCAGCCAGAAGCAGAAGGCAAAATTCGCGGTACTCTACTGTTGACCTTGGCGTTCATGGAATCTTTGACCATCTACGGTTTGGTTATCGCTCTAGTATTACTGTTTGCTAACCCCTTCGCCTCATAA